The following are from one region of the Staphylococcus schleiferi genome:
- a CDS encoding PLP-dependent transferase — protein MKETTLAQIALTTDHTGAIANPIYLSTAYQHAGLGHSTGYDYTRTKNPTRQAFEDAFAKIEGGIASFATSSGMASIQLVCNLFKPHDEILVSFDLYGGTFRLFEFYETQYDIRFKYVNFENVEEVKAAITPHTKALFIEPISNPLMIEIDLSPYYQLAQQHRLLTIIDNTFLTPYLSTPLADGADIVLHSATKYIGGHNDVLAGVVTVKDPVLAEQFTQLHNMIGATLAPIDSYLLQRGLKTLHLRVERAQQNAQRLAERCQQLEGIAEVLYSGRTGMLSLRLAPNYQVAALLQHIQVCRFAESLGGTETFITFPYTQTHVDMPDDEKDKRGIDQHLIRLSIGIEAYEDIENDLIQALEKSKEGVLYEAHETN, from the coding sequence ATGAAAGAGACCACATTGGCACAAATTGCACTTACTACAGATCACACCGGCGCGATTGCTAACCCGATTTACCTTTCGACTGCTTATCAACACGCTGGTCTAGGTCACTCAACAGGCTATGATTACACACGCACGAAAAACCCAACACGACAAGCTTTTGAAGACGCCTTTGCCAAAATTGAAGGTGGCATTGCCTCATTTGCGACTTCAAGTGGGATGGCAAGTATTCAACTCGTCTGTAATCTTTTTAAACCTCACGACGAAATACTCGTGTCATTTGATTTGTATGGAGGCACATTTCGCTTATTTGAATTTTACGAAACACAATATGACATTCGCTTTAAATATGTAAATTTTGAAAATGTTGAAGAAGTTAAAGCAGCAATCACACCGCATACGAAAGCATTGTTTATCGAACCTATTTCCAATCCATTGATGATTGAGATTGACTTGTCACCTTATTACCAGTTGGCACAACAACATCGTTTATTGACGATTATCGACAATACTTTTCTTACCCCTTATTTGTCCACACCACTAGCGGATGGGGCTGACATCGTCTTACATTCTGCGACGAAGTATATCGGAGGTCATAACGATGTACTCGCAGGTGTCGTTACTGTTAAAGACCCTGTTCTAGCTGAACAATTTACGCAACTACATAATATGATTGGCGCTACCCTAGCACCTATTGATAGTTATTTGTTGCAACGTGGACTGAAGACATTACATTTACGTGTGGAACGTGCACAGCAAAATGCGCAACGTCTCGCAGAGCGATGTCAACAGCTGGAAGGGATTGCCGAAGTATTGTACAGCGGTCGAACAGGGATGTTAAGTTTACGCCTTGCGCCTAATTATCAAGTGGCTGCGTTGTTACAACATATCCAAGTTTGCCGTTTTGCAGAAAGTTTAGGTGGAACTGAAACATTTATCACTTTTCCTTATACACAAACCCATGTCGATATGCCAGATGATGAAAAAGATAAACGCGGCATTGATCAACATTTAATACGTTTATCCATTGGTATTGAAGCTTACGAAGATATTGAGAATGATTTAATCCAAGCACTTGAGAAATCTAAGGAGGGTGTTCTTTATGAAGCGCACGAAACAAACTGA
- the metC gene encoding cystathionine beta-lyase MetC has protein sequence MKRTKQTELIHDMNRGHKYKSANIPLYYSSTYHQQELGGPYEYDYARSGNPNRELLETKLAQLENGQFGYAFNSGIAAITAVFLTLQAGDHVILPDDVYGGTFRLTESILSRFNISFTTVNAEDINEIRKAIRPSTRLIYVETPSNPLFKITDIRQVAQLAKEYGITVAVDNTFMTPLGQNPLDLGADIVIHSATKFLGGHSDVIAGAVITNDKTIADALYLIQNGTGSGLSVYDSWTLTQHIKTLDVRFQQSVKNAKEVCRFLEQHPAIAYVYYPGNSTVHLQQAHNGGAVLGFRLKDEAYAQQFADKLTIPLVSLSLGGVETILSHPNTMSHASIPEDIREARGITFGLFRLSVGIENVEELIADLDYALKEGYDESVVKSATKQRSSG, from the coding sequence ATGAAGCGCACGAAACAAACTGAATTGATCCATGATATGAACAGAGGCCACAAATATAAAAGCGCCAATATCCCACTTTATTACTCTTCTACTTATCATCAACAAGAGTTAGGTGGCCCTTACGAATATGATTACGCCAGAAGTGGCAATCCTAATCGTGAGCTGCTTGAAACAAAATTAGCTCAGTTAGAAAATGGTCAGTTTGGATATGCTTTTAACTCTGGTATCGCAGCGATTACAGCTGTTTTCCTAACATTGCAAGCAGGTGATCATGTGATTTTACCTGATGACGTGTATGGTGGAACATTTCGATTAACCGAAAGCATCTTGTCTCGTTTTAATATTTCATTTACTACGGTCAATGCCGAAGATATTAATGAAATTCGTAAAGCGATTCGTCCTTCAACACGATTGATTTATGTTGAAACGCCTTCTAACCCTTTATTTAAAATTACTGATATTAGACAAGTGGCGCAACTTGCTAAAGAATATGGCATTACAGTTGCTGTAGACAATACATTTATGACGCCTCTCGGACAGAATCCTTTAGATCTCGGTGCTGACATTGTCATTCATAGCGCTACGAAGTTTTTAGGTGGACATAGTGATGTTATCGCTGGTGCCGTCATCACCAATGATAAAACAATTGCCGACGCACTTTATTTAATTCAAAACGGCACAGGTAGTGGTTTATCTGTATACGACAGTTGGACGCTGACCCAGCATATTAAAACGTTGGATGTTCGTTTTCAACAATCCGTTAAAAATGCTAAAGAAGTCTGTCGCTTTTTAGAACAACATCCAGCCATTGCGTACGTTTATTACCCAGGAAATAGCACCGTTCATCTGCAACAAGCCCATAATGGCGGTGCCGTTCTTGGCTTTCGCTTAAAAGATGAAGCCTATGCACAACAATTTGCTGACAAACTCACGATTCCACTTGTGTCATTAAGTTTAGGTGGCGTTGAAACGATTCTTTCTCACCCGAACACCATGTCACATGCGAGCATTCCAGAGGATATTCGTGAAGCACGAGGCATTACATTCGGTTTATTCCGATTAAGTGTCGGTATAGAAAATGTAGAAGAATTAATCGCGGATTTAGATTACGCATTAAAGGAGGGATATGATGAGTCGGTTGTTAAAAGCGCTACAAAACAACGTTCTAGTGGCTGA